The following are from one region of the Oryzias latipes chromosome 12, ASM223467v1 genome:
- the LOC101163918 gene encoding glutamine synthetase, translated as MASVSSSSRLNKVVRQQYMSLPQGQKCQVTYIWVDGTGEGLRNKTRTLDAEPAGIEDIPEWNFDGSSTYQSEGSNSDMYLVPVSMFRDPFTLDPNKLVLCEVLKYNRLPAETNHRHRCNEVMKTLAEYSLWFGMEQEYTLLGLDGHPFSWPTNGFPAPQGPYYCGVGANCAYGRDIVECHYKACLYAGVKISGTNAEVMPSQWEYQVGPCEGIHMGDHLWVSRFLLHRVCEDFGVLATLDPKPVKGNWNGAGCHTNVSTRQMREEGGLQHIEAAIEKLGKNHKKHISTYDPHNGQDNMRRLTGLHETSSIHDFSAGVANRGASIRIPRQVGKDGKGYFEDRRPAANCDPYLVTGIIAETCLLESEESS; from the exons ATGGCCTCAGTCTCGTCCAGCTCCCGCCTCAACAAGGTCGTGCGGCAGCAGTACATGAGCCTGCCGCAGGGGCAGAAGTGCCAGGTCACCTACATCTGGGTCGACGGAACCGGAGAAGGACTCCGCAACAAGACAAGGACTCTAGACGCAGAACCAGCGGGCATTGAAG ACATTCCTGAGTGGAACTTCGATGGATCTAGCACCTACCAGTCCGAGGGCTCCAACAGCGACATGTACCTCGTCCCCGTCTCCATGTTCAGGGACCCTTTCACCCTCGACCCCAACAAGCTGGTCCTCTGCGAGGTTCTCAAGTACAACCGCCTCCCAGCTG AAACCAACCACCGCCACCGATGCAACGAAGTGATGAAGACGTTGGCGGAGTACAGCCTGTGGTTCGGCATGGAGCAGGAGTACACACTCCTGGGACTGGATGGACATCCTTTCAGCTGGCCCACCAACGGGTTCCCAGCACCCCAAG GTCCATATTACTGCGGGGTGGGGGCAAACTGTGCGTACGGGCGGGACATCGTGGAGTGCCACTACAAGGCCTGCCTCTACGCCGGAGTCAAGATCTCTGGCACCAACGCTGAGGTCATGCCTTCTCAG TGGGAGTATCAGGTGGGACCCTGTGAAGGAATCCACATGGGAGACCATCTGTGGGTGTCGCGCTTCCTCTTGCACCGCGTGTGCGAAGACTTTGGGGTTCTGGCAACATTGGACCCCAAACCCGTCAAAGGCAACTGGAACGGAGCCGGATGTCACACCAACGTCAGCACCAGGCAGATGAGGGAAGAGGGGGGGCTGCA GCACATTGAGGCGGCCATCGAAAAACTGGGCAAAAATCACAAGAAGCACATCAGCACCTACGACCCTCACAACGGCCAGGACAACATGAGGCGCCTGACCGGCCTGCACGAAACCTCCAGCATCCACGACTTCTCGGCTGGCGTGGCTAATCGAGGCGCCAGCATTCGCATTCCACGCCAGGTGGGCAAAGATGGGAAGGGTTACTTCGAGGACCGGCGTCCGGCAGCAAACTGCGACCCTTACCTGGTGACAGGGATCATTGCAGAAACCTGCCTGTTGGAGTCAGAAGAGAGCTCGTAG